AAGAAAAAAGATTTGAAGATGTTATTATTCCCATAGAAGAGCTTGCAAAAGCCCACGGATTTAAATTTACAAAAGGGAAAGTTAAAAAAATAAATAAAGACAGCTTTCATCTGGAAGATGAAACAATAAGAAATGATTTTGATTATTTAGTTATTGCTACCGGTCAGATAAAAAAGAAACATAAAGGGATTGAATATACATACTCAATATGTTCAAATCCGGAAGAAACATTAAGATATTCGGAAAAGTTAGATGAGATTATAAACAAAGGAAAAGGAATATTGGCATTTGGATTTGGAGGTAATCCTCAAGCACCGGAATCTGTAAGAGGAGGACCTGTTTTTGAACTATTATTTAATGTAGATTATTACCTTAGAAAAAAAGGAATTAGGGATAATTTTGAACTTGTATTTTTTGCACCAATGCCAAGACCGGGGGAAAGACTTGGAGAAAAAGCTTTAAAAATGATGGATATGATGTTTAAAAGATTAAATATAAAATCAATAACCGGAAAAAAGATAGAAGAGTTTGTCTTAGATGGAATAATTTTTGAAGATGGGTCAAAACAAAATGCAGATTTAATCTGTTTTGTGCCGGCAGGAGATGGTCATCCGGCAGTAAAAGAAGGAGATTTACCAAAAACAGAAGCCGGATTTATAAAAATAGATAAATATAATCAAGTAGAAGGAACTCAAAATATTTATGCGATAGGAGATGTGGCTTCAATAGAAGGCCCATCATGGAAAGCAAAACAAGGACATTTAGCAGAAGTTATGGCAAGAAATGTAGCCTTTAATATAGCCTTAAAAGAAGGACTGGAAAAAGGAGAACCAAAAAGCTACGTAGAGCATATAAATATTATGTGTTTAATGGATATGGGCAATGGTGGTGGTCTTGCATACAGAGATGATAAAAGAGC
The window above is part of the Venenivibrio stagnispumantis genome. Proteins encoded here:
- a CDS encoding NAD(P)/FAD-dependent oxidoreductase, encoding MKKIIILGGGIAGVEAAIFLRKYKFDVELISDRDYLYIYPISIWIPTKEKRFEDVIIPIEELAKAHGFKFTKGKVKKINKDSFHLEDETIRNDFDYLVIATGQIKKKHKGIEYTYSICSNPEETLRYSEKLDEIINKGKGILAFGFGGNPQAPESVRGGPVFELLFNVDYYLRKKGIRDNFELVFFAPMPRPGERLGEKALKMMDMMFKRLNIKSITGKKIEEFVLDGIIFEDGSKQNADLICFVPAGDGHPAVKEGDLPKTEAGFIKIDKYNQVEGTQNIYAIGDVASIEGPSWKAKQGHLAEVMARNVAFNIALKEGLEKGEPKSYVEHINIMCLMDMGNGGGLAYRDDKRAMLIPLPIIGHWMKKGWGIYYKLSKLGKIPRLPGM